In Microbulbifer agarilyticus, the DNA window CGCCGCGTTGGAATTTGGATTCGGCCAGGTGATGGTTGCACCGGATTCAATCGCGGCAAAGGCTGTGTCCTTATTCACCGAACCTTCCACACCAAACGCCACGCCGAAGGTAACCATGTGCTGCCAGAAGGCAGGATCGATGGTGTCGTCTTTTACCGGCACTTGGTTGGAAAGCCCCGGGCGCAGGTCATTCTTCCAGTAATACATTGCCACATCGGCGAGGGTGTTACTGTGCGTATCCTTAAATGGCGATACCGCGCTATAGGTATAGGACTGCCCTTCAGGGCCGGTAATTTCCGCTCCCGCATTACCGTCGACATTACTCCGCGCGGCTTCTGTGTCAGCTTGGCTCGAGTTCCAATAACCATCAGTCATTAGAATCGTATAGGCAGCGCGGCATGCAAGCTGAGGAGTCGTATCGTCGGTACCAGGATTAAGTCCCCAAGGGCCTTTATTATCGGTACGCGAGAAGTACTGCCCGGCGTCATCCAGCGCACGGCGCAGCGGTGTGCCAGAGGTAGGAACATCACCCTGATACAGTTTATCGAAAAAGTTGGATCGATCAGTGCCAGAAAATGCCCGCACCCCCGTATCGACGGTGCGCGTACTCACACCGTCGACATCGTTGTTGCCCTTATTGATTGAACCGTAACCAACGCGCAGATCTTCACCCTGAGCATGGAACGCCCGGCCGATTCCCGCACGCGCTGCCAACGTCCGCGAGCGATAATAGGTATACCAGTTGGCGAAATTTTGGATTTCTTCGGCGTAGGTACAGCTATCCGCAGCGCAGTCGGTACGCTCATCTCGACCATGACCGGCGTATGAAGTTGTAGAATCGCGGATTTCAGTTTTACTAAAATTTGAAACGTCCCACTGATCGCCGGAGCTATACCAATAGTAACTTGCCGGCCAATACTCTTTACTCTCATCGGTCGATGTACAGCTAATATTGCCATCCGTACCTTTACTGCAGCTTCTCCAACCGTTTCCGTTATAGTTACTATTAGTGACAGTAAGATTTCTCGCTTTCGAATTGACCGTATTATCACCCGTGGGGCAATCACTGGTCGTATGATCTGGATTATGCAAAGCACAATTTGTAGTGGCATTCGGATAGTAAGTCCCATCGGATTTAATCCACGGTGTATAGGTAACCGATGGATCATAGTAAGACTTATTTATTTGCGGTGAACGCATCATAGCGCCATACGCATTCGTTGCATCTACGGTAGGTACCTGATAATCCCCCCCCGTTGACTGGTTAAAGTTTCCTGAACCGTACACACCATCGGCACGCGGAAAAATAAAGGCTGTATCACGTCGATAATCTTCCGGGGTGATTTCAAACTGCATTGAACCCGAGTCATCGAGAACAAACATAACGTTCGGCGGTGCGCCAGTACTGAGAAACAGCGGGCTCTGCGCCATGTCTACCGACATTGCACTATGCGTTACACCCAGACTTAGTACAGCGGCAGCCAGTCCGGCAGAGAATTTTTTTGCGTTCATTTTTATGCTCATCAGTTATTCCCTTCCCCAGACTTAGCGCTTGTAGGTGGACTGGAGAATCACCACTGCATCCGCGGTACCGCCTTCGGCGCGACTGGTAACCCGGTAATACACGGTATCTTCCGTCTTCAGGGTGCTGGCGAAGTCCACCGCACCACCATCGGATGCATTAATCGTGATAGTTGAAGTCACTTCTTCGATCACATACTGGGGCTGGCTCGTCACCATCTGAACCCCCTCCGAGGAACGCACCGAGCCCGCGTCCCATCCGTAGCTATCCCAGTAGCCGGTACTGCTGGAACCATCCATCGCCTCTACCAAGCCTGCAGTGGTGCCATCAAATACAGGAATGGTTGCACCGGTGAGCACTTCCTCCCCCGCGCGCAGACCGGCTTCCGCAGACTGAAACGCGAGGTTGCGGTCGCGCATATTACCGGCCATGAGTTCCTGCATGCCGCTGCCGCGAATCGCCGCCATACCCACCAAGGTCATCAGCAGCACCATAATAAGGCCAACAATCAGCGTCATACCCCGCTGACCATGCATTGCATTGAAGCTTGTTACTTTTTTCATAATCTTCTCGTGATTGACGCTTCGATCAGGGCAAGCGACTGCGGATGCCTACGGTATTGATAAAAACCTGGCGCAGGCGGCGATCACCGGGAGCGGCATTGGTTGTCCCATTGAAGGTATACGGCTGCTCTTCCGGCAATAGATTGTCTTCCGTGCTCTGGATTAACAGCTGAACGCGCACGCTGGAAACATCCTCCCAGGCAGCAGCCGTGGTGAGAGCAGAGGCATCCACATAGCTATCGGGAATACTGTTACCCGAGGTATCGCGGCCGTAGGTGAGCTGCATATCTTCGACGCCCTCAAGCAACTCCAACGGAGTGCCGCCGTTGGTTTGCTGCCACAGGCTCGGTTGGCCGCTGGCGGCATTATTGGCAATGTAATACACGGAGGTATTCATTTTGATGATCTCAGAATCATCTCCAAAGGTTTCCTCCGGGTTGCTGTTGCCGCCCCACGAAGAGATTGCATTACCGGGCGTGACACTATTATTTCCGGAGTGCACAACGTTGACTTCAAGCGTACTGCCACCGGTTGCCTGCAGGTTTGTCACCTGAAAAATGCGTGCCTTACTGCAGTCCGTAGCAACCAGAATATCCTGCTCACACAGCCCGCTGAAGCTATCGAGACCCGTACCACAACTCGCTGTTACCCCGGTGTTTTCCGCAAAAAGCTGGGCACTATTATTATTTTGGGTAACGTCCACGCCATTGCCATTAGCGCCACGCACGACCAGTACATCGGTGCCCGCCACAATATCGCTCGGATAGCCCGCCGGGGGCGTAGCGCCAACGTTATTCAGTCCCTCGATACCAATCTCGAAGTTGTACGCGAGGTCGCCTGAATTGTTCAATGTATTGGTCACATTCAGATTGCGGCTCATACACCCCATATAACCGGCCATGCGAATATCTTCGGCAAGAAACTCCATGGCGAGGCGGCCACTTTCCTGCACCCGCGCCAGCGCCTGTTGAGTAGAAAAGGTGGCCCGGCTGGACAGGAACAGCTGAACCACACCTGTCATCAAAATCAGGCCGATAGTAATGGAGATCATCAACTCAACCAGAGAGATACCCCTCTGGCCATACATGGTCCTTTGAGTATGCATTTTTCTTAACATTGCTTACTTCTCCTCAAAGCCGCGTGGTGTAGACGAACTCACTTTCGTCTTCGTTAGCATCGCCGGAACTGTTTTGCTCGCCCCATTGGATAGTGACGGTACAAAAACTGGTGGCGGACACACATTCAATACCCCCATCGGCACCCGGCAGCATGGTTTCCACATTGGTGAGCCACTCGTTCATATCCTGTTGTGCCAATGTGCCCCCAGTAGGCTTGGCATCGTCAACCCCGAGGGAATAACTCGCGACATTGGCGCGGTTGATGCGCGCGCGATCGAGAATGTCGTAGGCAAGAATATTGGCCTGGGAGCGCAAATAGGCGCTGTGGTTGTATTGCAGGGATTTACTCTGCAGTGCGGCAAGTGCGAGCAGTGAGGTACCGAGAATCAGCACGGTTACCATGACTTCGATCAGGCCAGCGCCTTGTTGTTTCTTCATTGGGATTCCCTTTGTAGGTCCGGCCGTTGATCAGGAGCAACCCGAGGTGCTGCGTTTGGTATTCAACATGCCCGCTGCGCCCACGGTAATCTGCCGCGCACGGTTGCTGCTGCAGCCACTAACGCTGGTGGTCAGGGTCACCTCACCGGTGCCCGACAGGCCCAGCGTTCCCTTACGGGTAAAGCGCACAAAGGTTGGCGTCCCACCACCCTGGGCGGCAGCTACCGCGGCACCATTTTCCGGGGCCTCCCAGAAGCGCAACACCGCTGCGGCATCGGCCACAACGGGAGAGGCAGCGTCATCGGTCGCTGCTGTATCCACTACCACAATCCAGTTATCCATCCAGCCACCATCACAACTGGAGCCATCGGAGCTGCCACACAAGGTCACCCGCGCACCGCGCTTGATAGCTTCACTGCGCGCAAACTGGAGTGCGCCGACCATTTCTTCGCCGAGAGTGGCGGAGCGGGTGTTCTGGATCATGGTATTGAAGCCTGGTACGGCAATGGCAACGATCACTCCAAGAACGGCGAGCGTGATCATTAGCTCGATCAGGGTGAGCCCCTGCTGTTTGGATCCCATAGTGTGTAAGTCCCGGATATTCTGCTTTTTATGTCTGCTGGAATATTGTTCAACTTTCAACCATCGATTGTCGGTAAGGTCTTGCATTACAGATGGTACGGTTGAACCTCTAATACTGGCGCTGATTCTATCTTATGCGGCATTTCCAGTATGCCCTCACTGGATGCCCAGCTGGCGCGATGCTAACTTTTGCGCACCCTATCACGCTCGTAGCGCGTAAAGCAGCAAAGGCCGACAAACGGTGAGTTGAAGGGAACAAGCGGCGGCCAGGACGGCAGCCGCTGAAAATACATACAATTCAGGGAGGAATTGTGCACCAACGCGGTCTCACACTGATTGAGCTGTTGATCACATGCAGCGTTCTTGGCGTATTGCTCGCCATCGGGATACCCAGTTTTCAACAGCAGCTGGAAGCCAACCGCACAAGGGTAGCCGCCGATACACTGCTGCAAGCAATCCACCTGACACGCAGCAAGGCCATTAGCACAAACCGCCGGGCAACCCTGCGCAGGCTCGACACCTGGCACGCAGGTTGGGAAGTCTTTTACGATCGGGATTTCGACGGAGAGCGAGATACCAACGAGCAACAAATCACCAGCGCGTCAGCTCTCGACGGAGTGACGATAAATGGTAATGGGCCACTTGCGGACTACATTTCGTTTATTGGCTCAGGGGAAAGCCGCTATGCGGGCACCGCCAGCGGTGGTGGTTTTCAGGCTGGAACCTTCACGATCTGCCCGACAACCCCGGGGGAGGGTTACCAGTTGATACTCGCGCGCAGCGGCCGTGTCAGAATAGACAGGGCCGCTGCTGCAGACTGCGAGTAGGTTACAGCGCCGGTCAGGCCCGCAACTCTTTGGGCAGGCTAAAACTGATGTTTTCCGGGATACCGGCCACCTCATCCGGGGCGTCCGCGCCCAGGTCACGTAACTTCTTGATCACCCGCTCCACCAGCACCTCCGGTGCAGATGCACCGGCAGTGATACCAATGCGTTTCTTGCCCTCTAGCCAGGATGCATTAATACAATCCGGGCCATCAATCAGGTAGGCCTCGGCACCACAGCGCTCGGCGAGCTCGCGCAGACGGTTGGAATTGGAACTGTTCGGGCTTCCCACTACCAGCACCAGGTCACACTCCAGCGCCAACTGCTTCACCGCATCCTGACGATTCTGGGTGGCATAACAGATATCGTCCTTGCGCGGACCTCGAATACTCGGGAACTTGGCTCGCAGGGCGTCGATGACACGGGAAGTGTCATCCACGGACAGTGTGGTTTGAGTAACGAAGGTCAGGTTGGACGAATCCTTTACCTCAAGCTCCGCCACGTCTTGTTCATCTTCCACCAGATAGATAGCGCCGCCATTACTGGTATCGTACTGGCCCATGGTGCCTTCCACTTCCGGGTGCCCCTCGTGGCCGATCAGAATACATTCGCTGCCATCGCTGCTGAATTTACTGACCTCGATATGCACCTTGGTGACGAGCGGACAGGTCGCATCAAACACTTTCAAACCGCGATCGGCGGCCTCCTGCTGTACGGCCTTGGATACACCGTGCGCGCTGAAGATCACGATCACGTCGTCTGGCACTTCATCCAGCTCGTCCACAAACACCGCACCGCGTTCACGTAAGGTATCCACAACAAACTTATTGTGCACCACTTCATGGCGTACATAGATAGGGGCTCCAAACACATCCAGCGCACGGTTCACGATATCAATAGCGCGATCGACACCGGCGCAGAAACCGCGGGGATTGGCGAGGCGAATTTGCATCTTTCTGTGTCCTTGACCTGTTTATGCCGTCTAATTAATTGACCGAGGCCACTTCGAGAATTTTCACATGGAAGAATACGGTTTGACCGGCGAGAGGGTGATTGAAATCCACCTCGACATCGTCCTCACCAATTGCGCGAACCACACCCGGCAATTCACCATCTCCGTTATCAAACGAAACCACCAACCCCTCTTCCAGCTCCATATCCGGTGA includes these proteins:
- a CDS encoding pilus assembly PilX family protein, giving the protein MKKVTSFNAMHGQRGMTLIVGLIMVLLMTLVGMAAIRGSGMQELMAGNMRDRNLAFQSAEAGLRAGEEVLTGATIPVFDGTTAGLVEAMDGSSSTGYWDSYGWDAGSVRSSEGVQMVTSQPQYVIEEVTSTITINASDGGAVDFASTLKTEDTVYYRVTSRAEGGTADAVVILQSTYKR
- a CDS encoding PilW family protein; the protein is MHTQRTMYGQRGISLVELMISITIGLILMTGVVQLFLSSRATFSTQQALARVQESGRLAMEFLAEDIRMAGYMGCMSRNLNVTNTLNNSGDLAYNFEIGIEGLNNVGATPPAGYPSDIVAGTDVLVVRGANGNGVDVTQNNNSAQLFAENTGVTASCGTGLDSFSGLCEQDILVATDCSKARIFQVTNLQATGGSTLEVNVVHSGNNSVTPGNAISSWGGNSNPEETFGDDSEIIKMNTSVYYIANNAASGQPSLWQQTNGGTPLELLEGVEDMQLTYGRDTSGNSIPDSYVDASALTTAAAWEDVSSVRVQLLIQSTEDNLLPEEQPYTFNGTTNAAPGDRRLRQVFINTVGIRSRLP
- the pilV gene encoding type IV pilus modification protein PilV; this translates as MKKQQGAGLIEVMVTVLILGTSLLALAALQSKSLQYNHSAYLRSQANILAYDILDRARINRANVASYSLGVDDAKPTGGTLAQQDMNEWLTNVETMLPGADGGIECVSATSFCTVTIQWGEQNSSGDANEDESEFVYTTRL
- a CDS encoding GspH/FimT family pseudopilin; the protein is MGSKQQGLTLIELMITLAVLGVIVAIAVPGFNTMIQNTRSATLGEEMVGALQFARSEAIKRGARVTLCGSSDGSSCDGGWMDNWIVVVDTAATDDAASPVVADAAAVLRFWEAPENGAAVAAAQGGGTPTFVRFTRKGTLGLSGTGEVTLTTSVSGCSSNRARQITVGAAGMLNTKRSTSGCS
- a CDS encoding GspH/FimT family pseudopilin, yielding MHQRGLTLIELLITCSVLGVLLAIGIPSFQQQLEANRTRVAADTLLQAIHLTRSKAISTNRRATLRRLDTWHAGWEVFYDRDFDGERDTNEQQITSASALDGVTINGNGPLADYISFIGSGESRYAGTASGGGFQAGTFTICPTTPGEGYQLILARSGRVRIDRAAAADCE
- the ispH gene encoding 4-hydroxy-3-methylbut-2-enyl diphosphate reductase, whose translation is MQIRLANPRGFCAGVDRAIDIVNRALDVFGAPIYVRHEVVHNKFVVDTLRERGAVFVDELDEVPDDVIVIFSAHGVSKAVQQEAADRGLKVFDATCPLVTKVHIEVSKFSSDGSECILIGHEGHPEVEGTMGQYDTSNGGAIYLVEDEQDVAELEVKDSSNLTFVTQTTLSVDDTSRVIDALRAKFPSIRGPRKDDICYATQNRQDAVKQLALECDLVLVVGSPNSSNSNRLRELAERCGAEAYLIDGPDCINASWLEGKKRIGITAGASAPEVLVERVIKKLRDLGADAPDEVAGIPENISFSLPKELRA